One Thioclava electrotropha DNA segment encodes these proteins:
- a CDS encoding carbohydrate ABC transporter permease, with translation MRLKSQPIVMALYLLFLMIPIYWLLNMSLKTNEEILSSFSLWPHDLTFENYVKIFTDPSWYMGYVNSLIYVVQNTVISITVALPAAYAFSRYNFMGDKHLFFWLLTNRMAPPAVFALPFFQLYSSIGLFDTHIAVALAHTLFNVPLAVWILEGFMRGVPKEIDETAYIDGYSFGRFFIKIFMPLIASGIGVAAFFCFMFSWVELLLSRTLTSVDAKPIGATMTRTVSASGVDWGLLAAAGVLTIIPGALVIYFVRNYIAKGFALGRV, from the coding sequence TGATCCCAATCTACTGGCTTCTGAACATGAGCCTGAAGACCAACGAGGAGATCCTGTCGAGCTTTTCGCTCTGGCCGCACGATCTGACTTTCGAAAACTACGTCAAGATCTTCACCGATCCGAGCTGGTACATGGGCTACGTCAATTCGCTCATCTACGTGGTCCAGAACACGGTGATTTCGATCACCGTCGCGCTGCCTGCTGCCTACGCGTTCTCGCGCTACAACTTCATGGGCGACAAACACCTGTTCTTCTGGTTGCTGACGAACCGGATGGCGCCGCCCGCGGTTTTCGCCCTGCCGTTCTTTCAGCTCTATTCTTCGATCGGGCTATTCGACACGCATATCGCCGTCGCGCTCGCACATACGCTTTTCAACGTGCCGCTCGCAGTCTGGATCCTTGAAGGGTTCATGCGCGGGGTTCCCAAGGAGATCGATGAAACCGCCTATATCGACGGCTATTCCTTCGGCCGCTTCTTCATCAAGATCTTCATGCCGCTTATCGCATCCGGCATCGGGGTCGCGGCCTTCTTCTGCTTCATGTTCTCCTGGGTCGAGCTTCTGCTGTCGCGCACGCTGACCTCGGTCGATGCCAAGCCGATCGGGGCGACTATGACCCGGACCGTCTCCGCTTCAGGGGTGGATTGGGGGCTGCTCGCAGCTGCTGGGGTTCTCACCATCATTCCCGGGGCGCTCGTGATCTATTTCGTGCGCAACTACATCGCCAAGGGCTTTGCCCTGGGCCGCGTCTGA